The following are encoded together in the Aciduricibacillus chroicocephali genome:
- a CDS encoding MBL fold metallo-hydrolase, producing the protein MNIQGMSLGPLGANCYIVFKGKDAIIIDPGSDAQAIEHAIDQLDLTPQAILLTHAHFDHIGALDEIRKRYQTEVYIHEDEKDWLQDSGLNRSKLFSGEDIVTSPAEHYLYEGKMEIGPFSIEVLHTPGHSPGSVSFVFHEDEKVISGDALFFQGIGRTDLPGGDRDILENSIKSRLYQLPDTYTVYPGHGPNTTIGSEKQNNPFVYVR; encoded by the coding sequence ATGAATATTCAAGGAATGTCCCTGGGACCGCTTGGTGCCAACTGCTATATTGTGTTTAAGGGGAAAGATGCAATTATTATTGATCCGGGAAGTGATGCTCAAGCAATCGAACATGCGATAGATCAACTTGATCTTACACCACAGGCCATTTTGTTGACGCATGCACACTTCGACCATATAGGAGCCTTGGACGAAATAAGAAAGCGCTATCAAACTGAAGTTTATATTCATGAGGATGAAAAAGACTGGCTTCAGGATTCTGGTCTAAACCGTTCAAAGCTTTTTTCCGGAGAAGATATTGTCACGTCTCCAGCAGAGCATTATCTTTATGAGGGAAAAATGGAAATTGGTCCATTTTCTATCGAAGTATTGCATACGCCGGGACACTCGCCAGGGAGTGTAAGTTTCGTATTTCATGAAGATGAAAAAGTAATAAGCGGCGACGCATTGTTTTTCCAAGGAATCGGTCGCACCGATTTGCCTGGCGGAGACCGTGATATTTTGGAAAACAGTATAAAAAGCCGACTTTATCAACTACCGGATACATATACAGTTTATCCCGGACATGGTCCAAATACTACGATAGGTTCTGAAAAACAGAATAATCCATTTGTATACGTCAGGTAA
- a CDS encoding type II secretion system protein yields the protein MKKSNGFTFIEMLVSISIILMLASLAIPIASKIKAERQKLSDTRMFIQLLHDELQHILYDKERKTNDNFTRKVRNRELSFSLYEEGVYQKGCVSWKNAVQKQESHCLYGHTSK from the coding sequence TTGAAGAAAAGTAACGGGTTCACTTTCATTGAAATGCTCGTTTCGATTTCAATCATCTTAATGCTCGCCAGCTTAGCCATTCCAATTGCTTCAAAAATAAAAGCAGAGCGGCAAAAACTTAGCGATACGAGAATGTTCATTCAGCTCCTTCATGATGAACTTCAGCACATTCTATATGACAAAGAGCGCAAGACGAATGACAATTTTACCAGGAAAGTACGTAATCGTGAGTTGTCATTCTCGTTATATGAAGAAGGAGTATACCAGAAGGGATGTGTAAGTTGGAAAAATGCCGTACAGAAGCAGGAGTCACATTGTCTCTATGGCCATACCTCCAAGTGA
- the comGC gene encoding competence type IV pilus major pilin ComGC yields the protein MLIVLLIIAVLILLIIPNLAGKSKEVNKKGCMALKSMVQSQVTAYELAEGKFPANLDELVSGGYIEKDQKSCSSKQTLQYDSTTGKVTVSEKP from the coding sequence ATGCTTATCGTGCTGCTTATAATTGCTGTTCTCATTTTACTAATTATCCCAAACCTAGCTGGCAAGAGTAAAGAAGTGAATAAAAAAGGATGCATGGCGTTAAAGTCGATGGTTCAGTCGCAGGTTACTGCCTACGAACTGGCGGAAGGAAAGTTCCCAGCCAATCTTGATGAGCTCGTTTCTGGCGGCTATATTGAAAAAGATCAAAAGTCTTGTTCGAGCAAACAGACACTTCAGTATGACAGTACAACTGGCAAAGTGACTGTTTCGGAAAAGCCATGA
- the pstB gene encoding phosphate ABC transporter ATP-binding protein PstB — protein sequence MSSAIGSMVDTAFKVHELNLWYGKNQALYDIELEIAKREVTAIIGPSGCGKSTFLKTLNLMARRVPNLRMTGEINFQGKNLLSEKTDLVELRKEIGMIFQKGNPFPQSIYDNVAFGPRIHGLRNKKELDTIVQDSLTKAALWDEVKDRLKDSALALSGGQMQRLCIARAIATNPEVILMDEPTSALDPNSTNRVEDLILELKEKFTIVIVTHNMQQAARISDRTAFFLNGKVIETGETDKIFSNPEERATEEYISGRFG from the coding sequence ATGAGCAGTGCGATTGGCAGCATGGTGGACACAGCTTTTAAAGTGCATGAGCTGAACTTATGGTACGGTAAGAATCAAGCTTTGTACGATATTGAACTTGAGATTGCCAAGCGGGAAGTCACTGCAATAATCGGTCCCTCAGGTTGCGGGAAATCTACTTTCCTCAAAACTTTAAATCTAATGGCTAGAAGAGTACCGAACTTACGAATGACTGGTGAAATTAATTTCCAAGGAAAAAATTTGCTTTCCGAAAAAACAGACCTTGTAGAATTACGTAAGGAAATCGGAATGATTTTTCAAAAGGGCAATCCTTTTCCGCAGTCGATTTATGATAATGTAGCGTTCGGGCCACGTATTCATGGACTTCGCAATAAGAAGGAACTGGATACAATTGTACAGGACTCACTTACAAAAGCGGCCCTTTGGGATGAAGTAAAGGATCGGCTGAAAGATTCCGCTCTCGCGCTATCGGGAGGACAAATGCAACGCCTATGTATTGCCCGGGCAATTGCGACGAACCCGGAAGTCATTCTCATGGATGAGCCAACATCTGCACTTGATCCGAATTCAACAAACCGAGTAGAAGATCTGATTCTGGAATTGAAAGAAAAATTCACAATTGTTATCGTGACACACAACATGCAGCAGGCAGCCCGGATATCTGATCGAACAGCATTTTTCCTCAATGGAAAAGTCATTGAAACAGGAGAGACTGATAAGATTTTCTCAAACCCGGAGGAACGGGCGACTGAAGAATATATTAGCGGCAGGTTCGGATAA
- a CDS encoding DUF2759 family protein yields the protein MVLGIILLVVALLSAVSVLRQLKLRNPLAIAFSGLSALAFGFFSIATIISEITA from the coding sequence ATGGTACTCGGAATCATTCTGCTCGTCGTCGCTTTGCTGAGCGCTGTCTCGGTATTGCGTCAGCTGAAGTTGCGAAACCCTTTGGCAATTGCCTTCTCGGGACTTTCTGCATTGGCATTCGGATTCTTCTCAATTGCTACAATCATCTCGGAAATAACAGCTTAG
- a CDS encoding ComGF family competence protein yields the protein MAIPPSEHGFTFISLLLGLTFLAIAFPLLAHTLKTAKHDSYYEELSIQQFFSVLRIELAQASNVHIDSDKRKISYKLPDDSETAGVAMIGQYEDLIRRQVDNLGHEIYLRGIQTVQFERLSYGLKVLIVGKGGEDYSKVIVLHEKQ from the coding sequence ATGGCCATACCTCCAAGTGAGCATGGATTTACTTTCATCTCTTTGTTGCTAGGTCTTACATTTCTCGCAATTGCCTTTCCTTTGCTGGCTCACACTTTGAAAACAGCAAAACATGACAGTTATTATGAAGAGCTTTCCATTCAGCAATTCTTCTCTGTATTGAGGATTGAGCTAGCTCAGGCCAGCAATGTGCATATCGATTCCGATAAGAGAAAAATAAGCTATAAACTGCCTGATGATTCAGAGACTGCAGGGGTTGCCATGATCGGTCAATACGAAGATCTCATTCGCCGCCAAGTAGATAATCTTGGACATGAAATATATTTAAGGGGTATTCAAACCGTCCAATTTGAGAGACTTTCCTACGGATTGAAAGTTCTTATAGTTGGAAAAGGTGGTGAAGACTATTCAAAAGTTATCGTCCTACATGAAAAACAGTAA
- a CDS encoding DUF2626 domain-containing protein: protein MDRMFRVIAFWTGIFTVMFYIGDMQKTAILFLVQTAFFLTVGYLNLSERMYMYLFAAYCTVFFVGFTWYTEFILVPGFGH, encoded by the coding sequence ATGGATCGCATGTTCAGAGTCATTGCCTTTTGGACAGGTATCTTCACAGTCATGTTTTACATTGGTGATATGCAAAAAACCGCAATTCTCTTCTTAGTTCAAACCGCATTTTTCTTGACTGTCGGCTATCTGAACCTGTCTGAGCGCATGTACATGTATCTGTTTGCGGCATATTGCACTGTCTTCTTTGTCGGATTTACTTGGTATACGGAATTTATCCTTGTTCCAGGTTTCGGACACTGA
- the pstA gene encoding phosphate ABC transporter permease PstA: MNAKFADKLATTGFIAVALIFVAILASLFGYILVQGLPHISNSFLTTPSSIVRAGGGIRDQLFNSFYILFITMLFTVPLGVLGGVYMAEYAKPGKVTDFLRICIEMLASLPSIVVGMFGLLLFVNTFEWGYTIIGGALALTIFNIPVMVRVSEEAIRSIPRAQQEASLALGITKWHTIKTVILPAAFPGILTGAILASGRVFGEAAALLFTAGLSTPQLDFANLNPFAANSPLNIFRPAETLAVHIWSVNTNGIMPDVKEIALGGAAVLVISVLLFNIGARFIGKIIEKKLTAGK; encoded by the coding sequence ATGAATGCGAAATTCGCAGATAAACTGGCGACGACAGGGTTTATTGCAGTTGCACTGATTTTTGTAGCGATTCTGGCAAGTCTTTTCGGCTATATTCTAGTTCAAGGACTGCCTCATATATCGAACTCTTTCCTCACAACGCCATCAAGCATTGTCCGAGCGGGCGGAGGAATTAGAGATCAACTCTTCAATTCGTTTTATATTTTGTTCATCACTATGCTGTTCACCGTCCCACTTGGGGTTCTAGGCGGTGTGTATATGGCTGAATATGCGAAGCCGGGTAAAGTGACAGACTTTCTGCGTATCTGCATTGAGATGCTTGCTTCTTTGCCATCAATCGTTGTCGGTATGTTCGGACTGCTTCTATTCGTTAATACATTCGAATGGGGCTACACAATCATCGGCGGAGCACTGGCATTGACAATTTTCAATATTCCCGTGATGGTACGAGTTAGTGAAGAGGCGATTCGCAGCATTCCACGTGCACAGCAGGAAGCAAGCCTTGCGCTGGGGATTACAAAATGGCATACGATCAAGACAGTCATTTTGCCAGCAGCATTCCCTGGGATTCTAACTGGTGCAATTCTTGCCTCGGGAAGAGTGTTCGGCGAAGCTGCAGCATTGCTTTTCACTGCTGGTCTTTCTACACCACAGCTTGATTTTGCAAATCTGAACCCATTTGCTGCCAATTCACCACTTAATATTTTTCGTCCGGCAGAAACACTTGCTGTTCATATCTGGTCTGTCAACACGAACGGCATTATGCCTGATGTGAAAGAAATTGCCCTTGGCGGAGCGGCTGTACTAGTTATTTCTGTACTGTTGTTTAATATTGGGGCACGCTTCATTGGAAAAATCATCGAGAAGAAATTGACAGCAGGGAAGTAA
- a CDS encoding YqgQ family protein, translated as MKSLYDVQQLLKKHGIIVYTGDRLGDLELLEMEIGDLYAAKLIGVDDYRMCRLLISKEKRLLGQ; from the coding sequence ATGAAAAGTTTATATGATGTGCAACAACTGCTTAAGAAGCATGGCATTATCGTTTATACAGGAGATCGGCTCGGAGATCTTGAATTATTGGAAATGGAAATTGGGGATTTGTACGCAGCTAAATTGATAGGTGTGGACGACTATCGAATGTGCCGACTGTTGATCAGCAAGGAAAAGAGACTGCTTGGTCAATAA
- the pstB gene encoding phosphate ABC transporter ATP-binding protein PstB — MQTAQLEKKVAKPAKLTVPDFQVRVDQAEPLIEAKGLTISYGKKIAIDNIDLSFPKNEITALIGPSGCGKSTFLRSLNRMNDTIPSAYHSGQIIYEDVDILSKEVNVIALRKEVGMVFQKPNPFAKSIYNNIVHGLKFYKVRKKSLLDEAVENSLQEVGLWDEVKDRLHESALALSGGQQQRLSIARALAMKPRVLLLDEPTSALDPISTAKVEDLTMRLKERYTIIIVTHNMQQAARISDNTAFFLNGKVIETGSTNQLFTNPREKMTEDYISGRFG, encoded by the coding sequence ATGCAAACAGCTCAGCTCGAGAAGAAAGTTGCTAAGCCGGCAAAATTAACAGTTCCCGATTTTCAAGTTCGTGTTGATCAGGCAGAACCTCTAATTGAAGCCAAGGGTTTGACAATTAGCTATGGCAAAAAGATTGCGATCGATAATATCGATCTTTCGTTCCCCAAAAATGAAATTACAGCTTTGATTGGTCCGTCAGGCTGCGGCAAATCCACTTTTTTACGAAGCTTGAACAGGATGAATGATACCATTCCGTCAGCATATCACTCAGGGCAAATCATTTATGAGGATGTAGACATTTTAAGTAAGGAAGTAAATGTCATTGCTCTTCGAAAAGAAGTCGGAATGGTGTTTCAGAAACCCAATCCTTTTGCAAAGTCGATTTACAATAACATCGTCCATGGATTGAAGTTTTATAAAGTACGTAAAAAAAGCTTACTTGATGAGGCGGTGGAAAACAGTCTGCAAGAAGTGGGATTATGGGATGAAGTGAAAGACCGTTTGCATGAGTCTGCTCTCGCATTATCAGGTGGTCAGCAGCAGAGACTTTCCATTGCGAGAGCACTTGCAATGAAACCACGTGTTCTTCTTCTTGATGAACCGACTTCGGCACTTGATCCAATTTCGACTGCTAAAGTGGAAGATCTGACAATGCGGTTGAAAGAGCGATATACCATTATTATTGTGACGCACAATATGCAGCAGGCAGCACGAATTTCAGACAATACAGCCTTTTTCTTAAACGGAAAAGTAATTGAGACTGGAAGTACAAATCAGCTGTTCACCAATCCACGTGAAAAGATGACTGAAGATTATATTTCTGGGAGGTTCGGTTAA
- the rpmG gene encoding 50S ribosomal protein L33 produces the protein MRVNVTLACTETGDRNYITTKNKRTNPERIELKKYCPRLKKHTLHRETK, from the coding sequence ATGCGTGTAAATGTTACATTGGCATGTACTGAAACAGGAGATCGCAACTATATTACTACAAAAAATAAAAGAACGAATCCTGAACGCATCGAGCTTAAGAAATATTGCCCGCGTTTGAAGAAGCATACGCTACATCGCGAAACAAAATAA
- the comGD gene encoding competence type IV pilus minor pilin ComGD: MNCEKGFTLIESLLALSITGLLLFIAIPISSKFFDKLQEKLFFETLNQHLLVAQNEAITTNQPISLLIREADYNVKSVHHQLPFEQTLPDSYKFIGFPRRNEITFNYKGSISSAGKFSIKAKDKYYWFILPPGKGRARFEEK, translated from the coding sequence ATGAACTGCGAAAAAGGTTTCACGCTTATTGAGTCCCTTCTTGCTCTATCCATTACCGGTCTGCTTCTGTTCATTGCTATACCAATTAGTTCCAAGTTTTTTGACAAACTTCAGGAGAAACTATTTTTTGAAACACTTAATCAACATCTTCTTGTTGCACAAAATGAGGCGATTACGACCAATCAGCCAATTTCGCTATTAATTAGAGAGGCGGATTACAACGTCAAAAGTGTCCATCATCAACTTCCATTCGAGCAAACGCTTCCTGATTCCTATAAATTCATCGGTTTTCCAAGAAGAAATGAAATTACATTCAACTACAAGGGATCTATCAGTTCAGCAGGCAAATTCAGTATAAAGGCAAAAGATAAATACTACTGGTTCATTCTCCCCCCTGGCAAAGGACGTGCTCGATTTGAAGAAAAGTAA
- a CDS encoding 5-formyltetrahydrofolate cyclo-ligase: protein MTLNKTELRKQTIHNLKALDSEEKKRIESQMLEILQNRQIWKKAKTVAITVSQGFEWDTKPFIEAAWAAGKTVCVPKCEPESKQLTFHAFTSYDQLEVVYYGLLEPKPNETEIVEKNSIDLIVVPGLMFDKRGYRVGFGGGFYDRYLAGYKNRTVSLVSEDIQLVDHVPNESFDIPVECLITEKTFYNTNAGD, encoded by the coding sequence ATGACTTTGAACAAAACAGAATTGCGTAAACAGACAATACATAATTTGAAAGCACTTGACTCCGAAGAAAAGAAACGAATCGAATCACAGATGCTCGAAATTTTGCAAAACCGCCAGATTTGGAAAAAAGCGAAGACGGTAGCCATTACGGTTTCTCAAGGTTTCGAATGGGATACGAAGCCATTTATTGAGGCTGCATGGGCAGCGGGCAAGACAGTATGTGTGCCGAAATGTGAACCTGAGTCAAAGCAGCTCACTTTCCATGCCTTCACTTCTTATGATCAGCTTGAGGTTGTTTACTACGGTCTCTTGGAGCCAAAGCCCAATGAAACAGAAATTGTTGAGAAGAATAGCATTGATCTAATTGTAGTACCGGGTCTTATGTTTGATAAACGCGGTTACCGGGTCGGGTTTGGCGGCGGTTTCTATGACCGTTACCTTGCAGGTTATAAAAACAGAACCGTCTCTCTCGTTTCAGAAGACATTCAATTGGTCGATCATGTACCAAATGAGTCATTCGATATACCCGTAGAATGTCTTATTACTGAAAAGACTTTCTATAATACGAATGCTGGTGACTAA
- the phoU gene encoding phosphate signaling complex protein PhoU has product MTARSVFAADLEKVNNQIIKLGEAAINALADAVGALAMRNTELAKSVIEHDLVIDRIELDINNQAFLLMARQQPVATDLRRLVTALKIASDLERMGDNAKNIAQTALKLRSDSPLALHPSILKMERKAIEMAKLAIKAFTNEDAALAMQFCVMDDEIDSSYETIVQELFAEQILDEGELQHALHMAFCARYIERFADHVTNIAEAVVFLVKGENCQLN; this is encoded by the coding sequence ATGACAGCGAGGAGTGTTTTTGCAGCAGATCTTGAGAAAGTGAATAATCAGATCATCAAACTTGGCGAAGCGGCAATCAATGCGCTTGCTGATGCAGTTGGAGCCTTGGCGATGCGAAATACAGAGCTTGCCAAGTCAGTGATAGAGCACGATCTTGTAATCGATCGAATAGAGCTGGATATTAACAATCAGGCTTTTCTACTGATGGCAAGACAGCAACCTGTCGCCACAGATTTGCGCAGGCTTGTTACAGCACTCAAAATCGCGAGTGATCTGGAGCGTATGGGTGACAATGCGAAAAACATTGCTCAGACAGCGCTTAAGCTTCGCTCGGATAGCCCGCTGGCACTCCATCCGTCGATACTGAAAATGGAAAGAAAAGCAATTGAAATGGCAAAGCTTGCTATTAAAGCATTTACAAATGAGGATGCAGCACTTGCTATGCAATTTTGTGTAATGGATGATGAAATAGACTCTTCTTATGAAACGATTGTCCAAGAACTCTTCGCTGAACAGATTTTGGATGAAGGAGAACTCCAGCATGCATTACATATGGCTTTTTGTGCCCGTTACATTGAGAGATTTGCAGATCATGTAACAAATATTGCAGAGGCGGTCGTCTTCCTAGTCAAAGGGGAGAACTGCCAATTGAACTAA